DNA from Halobaculum sp. XH14:
ACCCGGCGTGATCGGAGGCGAGCGACTAACTTTGGGCGTCCGTCCCGAACCGGCTCGTGTCCTTGCGATGACGACCGACCAACCGCGCCCGGACCCCGTCGAGGAGGGCTGGCGGGACCTCCCGCTGGACGGCCGGGTGGCGATCCAGATCTTCGCGTTCACCGAGAGCGGGGAGCTGTCGGCCGACGCCTGGGTCCACTCGACCCACTGGACCGATCCGGTTGCGAAGCGATAGCGCCCCGGGACGGCGCTCCGACGCCGGAACCGTGGAACGGCGACCCGATGAACGGGAACGGCGACCCCTGACAACGGGAACGCCGACCGGGAAAACGGGAACGGCAACCCCGGTGAACGAGGTTTCTGTTCACGCGTGCGCGAGGGGAAACGTTGAATCCGGGCCCGTCCCACCCGCCTACCATGGACGCATCAGACGTGGAGACGGTGGCCGTCCTCGGTGCCGGGAACATGGGGCACGGAATCGCCGAAGTCGCCGCGCTCGCCGGCTACGAGGTCCGGATGCGCGACATCAACGACGAGTTCGTTCAGGACGGCTACGACCAGATCGAGTGGTCGCTGGGCAAGCTCGCCGAGAAGGACCAGCTCTCGGAGGGCGACGCGCAGGCCGCCCTCGACAGGGTCACGCCGCTGGTCGACATGGCGGAGACCCTCGAGGGCGCGGACCTCGTCATCGAGGCCGTCCCCGAGAAGATGGACATCAAGAAGGACGTGTACGACGACGTGGTGAAACACGCCGCGGCGGACGCCGTCTTCGCCTCCAACACGTCGAGCCTCTCGATCACGGAGCTCTCGGAGGTCACCGACCGGCCCGAGCGCTTCTGCGGGATGCACTTTTTCAACCCGCCGGTGCGGATGCAGCTCGTCGAGGTCATCTCGGGCGAACACACCGACGACGGCACCCTCGAACTCGTCGAGGACGTCGCCGAGGAGATGGGCAAGACGCCGGTCCGCGTCCGGAAGGACTCGCCCGGCTTCATCGTGAACCGCGTGCTCGTCCCGCTGATGAACGAGGCGGCCTGGATCGTCCACGGGGGCGATGCGACGGTCGCGGAGGTCGACTCCACGGCCAAGTTCGACGTTGGGCTCCCGATGGGGAGCTTCGAACTCGCCGACCAGGTCGGCATCGACGTGGGCTATCACGTGCTCGAGTACATGCACGACGTGCTCGGCGACGCCTACGAGCCGTGCCCGCTCCTGGCGGAGAAGGTCCAGAACGACGAACTCGGCAAGAAGACCGGCGAGGGCTTTTACGACTACGAGGACGGCGGCGTCGACATCCCCAACGACGCCGGCCGCGAGGACGTCACCCACCGCCTGCTGGCCGTGATGGCCAACGAGGTCGCCGGCCTGATCGGCAACGACGTCGCCGACGCCGACGCGATCGACCGCGCGGTCATGCTCGGCGCGGGCTTCCCCGACGGCCCCGCGAAGATGGCCGACGCCGCAGGCCTCGACACCCTGGTCGAGACCCTCGATGACCTCCACGAGGAGACGGGCGCGGCGCGCTACGAGGCGGCCGACTACCTCCGCGAACTCGCCGAGGCCGGGGAGGGCTTCCACGGCGGGAACGGGGACGGCGAGTCGGACCCGACGGAGTTCGACACGATCAGGCTGGAGCGTGACGGGAACGTCGGCCGCATCGTTCTCGATCGGCCCCACCGGATGAACACGGTGTCGGCGGAGATGCTCGAGGACCTCTCGGTCGCCATCGACCTGCTCGACGCGGACGAGGAGGTCCGATCGGTGCTCGTGACCGGCGAGGGCGAGCGCGCCTTCTCCGCGGGCGCGGACGTCCAGAGCATGG
Protein-coding regions in this window:
- a CDS encoding 3-hydroxyacyl-CoA dehydrogenase/enoyl-CoA hydratase family protein, which produces MDASDVETVAVLGAGNMGHGIAEVAALAGYEVRMRDINDEFVQDGYDQIEWSLGKLAEKDQLSEGDAQAALDRVTPLVDMAETLEGADLVIEAVPEKMDIKKDVYDDVVKHAAADAVFASNTSSLSITELSEVTDRPERFCGMHFFNPPVRMQLVEVISGEHTDDGTLELVEDVAEEMGKTPVRVRKDSPGFIVNRVLVPLMNEAAWIVHGGDATVAEVDSTAKFDVGLPMGSFELADQVGIDVGYHVLEYMHDVLGDAYEPCPLLAEKVQNDELGKKTGEGFYDYEDGGVDIPNDAGREDVTHRLLAVMANEVAGLIGNDVADADAIDRAVMLGAGFPDGPAKMADAAGLDTLVETLDDLHEETGAARYEAADYLRELAEAGEGFHGGNGDGESDPTEFDTIRLERDGNVGRIVLDRPHRMNTVSAEMLEDLSVAIDLLDADEEVRSVLVTGEGERAFSAGADVQSMAAGGADPIGAVELSRLGQSTFGKFELADVPVVAGIDGYCLGGGMEFATCADMRVASERSELGQPEHNLGLLPGWGGTQRLSNIVGEGRAKEIIFTADRYEAGELAEYGFINEVVPNERLEERALELARDLAAGPPIAQRYTKRAMLRGRHDTDAGLEIEAQAFGHLMGTDDLMEGVTAFMSDEEPEFEGK